One Bacteroidota bacterium genomic window carries:
- a CDS encoding MFS transporter has product MGWNRGELLRITGLYLLIVPFLNVLNATAYENAQIQGYFGVSSTQFMYMNLIPVFTLIAGIPLALEIAKQIKLRTLLYTVIIFSLVLNSASAFAPNFYLFILFRSLLAFLSILGIFGTLFPIIMRYNPAFNMAILYGIVQFIIQGSSLLYKYFGAQVAHIYDWRTSLMMVNLNFLLCFVLTLVFVKKDVAPLKTPFRFDFRGWLILILFFTPILFLTAEGQIREWYSDRGIKMATALILIVIGIYAIHLKFSQNPLIDFKVFKYKNVVIGSVFFFLIGVLNNTGSVILGFMSGILGFDDLYQARTHLTVFVGILISIPLCTWLLYKRVYLRIISVAGFLAFGIYHLLMFYRFYPGIGAKDFVLPLIFKGIGIGFLYVISSLYISENVPKPMSTSRMMSGLIARNVIAILLGSAILGTVITRLTLNHTTGISQQLNEGNPQAVSKYNQVKNLALLSGEQWTEAEKAADNSLRSEANNTAKMLAYKDIYLAMAIISLIPILLILLMGMGKRAVGTIEVEPIPI; this is encoded by the coding sequence ATGGGTTGGAACAGGGGCGAATTGTTAAGGATAACGGGCCTATACCTGTTAATTGTGCCATTCCTGAATGTGCTGAATGCCACAGCCTATGAAAATGCCCAGATACAAGGTTATTTCGGTGTATCTTCGACCCAGTTTATGTACATGAACCTTATTCCGGTATTTACTCTTATTGCCGGAATTCCTCTGGCTCTTGAAATTGCCAAGCAGATTAAATTGCGTACCCTCTTGTATACCGTAATCATTTTTTCGTTGGTGTTAAACAGTGCCTCGGCTTTTGCTCCCAATTTCTATCTGTTTATCCTATTCCGCTCGCTGCTTGCCTTTTTATCGATTCTGGGAATTTTTGGAACTCTGTTCCCTATCATCATGCGTTATAATCCGGCATTTAACATGGCTATTTTGTATGGCATTGTTCAGTTTATAATACAAGGAAGTAGCCTATTATACAAATATTTTGGAGCTCAGGTGGCACATATATACGATTGGAGAACATCCCTTATGATGGTTAACTTGAATTTCCTCCTATGTTTTGTGCTGACGCTAGTATTCGTAAAAAAGGATGTTGCCCCCTTAAAAACGCCATTCCGATTCGATTTCAGAGGCTGGCTAATCCTGATTCTCTTTTTCACCCCAATACTTTTTCTTACAGCAGAAGGACAAATCAGAGAATGGTATTCCGACAGAGGAATTAAAATGGCAACTGCCCTAATTCTTATAGTTATTGGCATTTATGCCATTCATTTAAAGTTTTCGCAAAATCCGCTTATCGATTTCAAAGTTTTTAAATATAAAAATGTAGTAATCGGAAGCGTGTTCTTTTTCCTGATTGGCGTGTTGAACAATACGGGGTCTGTAATATTAGGCTTTATGTCAGGTATACTTGGTTTCGACGACCTTTACCAGGCCCGAACCCATCTTACAGTTTTTGTAGGCATTCTCATTTCTATCCCTCTCTGCACCTGGCTGTTGTACAAGCGGGTGTACCTTCGGATAATATCTGTGGCCGGATTTCTGGCTTTTGGAATTTACCACCTGTTAATGTTTTACAGGTTCTATCCCGGAATTGGTGCAAAAGATTTTGTATTGCCACTCATATTCAAAGGAATAGGAATAGGATTTTTATATGTAATAAGCTCCTTGTATATTTCCGAAAATGTCCCCAAACCTATGAGTACCTCGCGTATGATGAGTGGCCTGATTGCTCGCAACGTGATTGCTATCTTACTTGGCTCTGCGATACTAGGCACTGTAATTACCCGCCTTACCTTAAACCACACAACCGGAATCAGTCAACAATTAAATGAGGGAAATCCTCAGGCAGTTTCGAAATACAACCAGGTTAAAAATTTGGCCTTGCTAAGCGGAGAGCAGTGGACCGAAGCCGAAAAAGCGGCCGACAATTCACTTCGGTCCGAAGCAAACAATACAGCCAAAATGTTGGCTTATAAAGACATTTACCTGGCCATGGCCATAATCAGCCTCATTCCCATACTACTAATTCTGTTAATGGGCATGGGCAAACGTGCCGTTGGAACAATCGAAGTGGAACCTATACCCATTTAG
- a CDS encoding HlyD family secretion protein, translating to MEETKTTGTEKAENRKNRTIERTAGVFLLAGLIWIFFIAFDVSRHVKTNNAQVEANMASVNARVSGNILEIRFDSYQEVEAGDTLIVLDDSEFRIKVAQAQADLNIARANLSITEQSVITSYAQMEADVAKMKGNTASLEKATRNYERYENMFADSAVTRNQFDQVIAQLKTEQAYLEASQQDVLASKSITEQNKRNLESNQATIQRKEADLAAAWLQLSYTCITAPMDGIIGERTIQLGELVSNNQTLATIVQSNQKWVIANFKETQLDKIKAGKKAIIKVDALNGKKYKGMVTELAPATGAKFSMIEPDNSTGNFVKITQRIPVKIEFEAPAEELDAIKAGMNVSVKVKK from the coding sequence ATGGAGGAAACTAAAACAACAGGAACCGAAAAAGCTGAGAACAGAAAAAACCGAACCATAGAGCGTACTGCCGGAGTTTTCTTACTAGCAGGACTCATCTGGATTTTTTTTATTGCCTTCGATGTGAGCAGGCATGTTAAAACCAATAATGCCCAGGTTGAGGCCAACATGGCCTCGGTGAATGCCCGGGTGTCGGGTAACATACTTGAAATCAGATTCGATTCTTACCAGGAAGTAGAAGCCGGAGATACCCTGATAGTACTGGACGATTCGGAATTTCGAATAAAGGTAGCACAAGCTCAGGCCGATTTAAACATTGCCAGGGCTAACTTGTCTATTACAGAACAATCGGTTATAACTTCCTACGCTCAAATGGAGGCTGATGTGGCAAAAATGAAAGGAAATACCGCAAGTCTCGAAAAGGCTACAAGAAATTACGAACGGTACGAGAATATGTTTGCCGATTCAGCAGTTACCCGCAACCAATTCGACCAGGTTATTGCCCAGCTAAAAACCGAACAGGCATACCTCGAAGCAAGCCAACAAGATGTACTTGCAAGTAAATCGATCACGGAACAAAATAAGCGTAACCTTGAGTCGAACCAGGCTACCATCCAAAGAAAAGAGGCCGATTTAGCAGCAGCATGGTTGCAGTTATCCTATACCTGCATCACAGCACCCATGGATGGCATTATAGGGGAACGGACCATACAACTGGGCGAACTTGTATCGAATAACCAAACTTTGGCTACTATTGTGCAAAGCAACCAGAAATGGGTCATTGCAAATTTTAAGGAAACACAGCTTGATAAAATAAAAGCTGGCAAAAAAGCAATTATCAAAGTCGATGCACTTAATGGAAAAAAATACAAAGGAATGGTCACCGAGTTAGCTCCTGCAACCGGAGCCAAATTTTCGATGATAGAACCCGATAACTCTACAGGAAATTTTGTAAAAATCACTCAACGTATTCCGGTTAAGATTGAATTTGAAGCCCCTGCCGAAGAACTTGATGCCATTAAGGCAGGTATGAACGTTTCTGTAAAGGTTAAAAAATAG
- a CDS encoding TolC family protein produces MMYAQTRIEVITRTISLNEAVQLAMLNSLELSMVRKDSAEAEQNILNAKMARAPSLGAGMNYNYIGNPVIYRDFYSNDTNISYYNHQGGWNISAGFPIYMGGSIQTRIEQEKIQSQIQNEILKMTEAQVKLTVISQFYILYKLYREVEIIEENIKNVKINIAKIESKVANGQNIISDLTRTELQLSNFEISVFIAWNNIDLLSNYLCLFTGIESSTRLVPADVIVQIPQDTLVYEQCLEEAFTNRNEIKQAEYQKYYSELSLRRTKNALYPHITGNAIYNSELPVPGTFPPQSDILNYWAVGVGVSYNISSWYDLNHRIQANKIQIEKETINIDRVRNTIDQELKSAYVRFIESKKNIDSYLKNVELAQINYKIVKSKYDNEFAPIIDMIDAELQLNEANLSLNNAIIDAINQYYNLLYSMGRLN; encoded by the coding sequence ATGATGTATGCACAAACCCGCATCGAAGTAATAACAAGAACTATCTCATTAAATGAGGCTGTTCAGCTTGCCATGCTGAATAGCCTGGAGCTTAGTATGGTGCGCAAAGACAGTGCCGAGGCTGAGCAAAATATCCTGAATGCCAAAATGGCCCGGGCTCCCTCACTGGGTGCAGGAATGAACTACAACTATATTGGAAATCCGGTGATATACCGCGATTTTTATTCGAATGATACAAATATTAGTTACTACAATCATCAAGGCGGATGGAACATTTCTGCAGGATTTCCAATTTACATGGGGGGATCCATACAAACCCGGATTGAACAGGAAAAAATACAAAGCCAAATCCAGAACGAAATTCTTAAAATGACTGAAGCACAGGTTAAGCTTACTGTTATTAGCCAGTTTTACATCCTTTATAAATTGTACCGCGAAGTTGAAATTATAGAAGAGAACATTAAAAATGTTAAAATCAACATTGCCAAGATAGAGTCGAAGGTTGCGAATGGACAGAACATTATCAGCGATTTGACACGTACCGAACTCCAGCTCTCGAATTTTGAGATTTCTGTTTTTATAGCTTGGAACAACATCGATTTATTAAGCAATTATTTGTGCCTGTTCACCGGAATAGAAAGTTCGACGCGCCTGGTTCCGGCCGATGTAATTGTTCAGATTCCACAAGACACACTCGTATACGAACAGTGCCTTGAAGAAGCCTTTACCAACCGGAATGAAATAAAACAGGCTGAATATCAGAAATACTATTCCGAACTTTCGTTACGAAGGACAAAAAATGCCTTATATCCCCACATTACCGGTAATGCCATTTACAATTCCGAATTACCCGTTCCGGGAACTTTCCCCCCACAATCAGACATTCTCAATTACTGGGCAGTTGGAGTTGGGGTATCGTACAATATTTCGAGCTGGTACGATTTAAACCACCGAATACAGGCCAACAAAATACAAATAGAAAAAGAAACTATCAATATTGATAGGGTCAGGAACACAATCGACCAGGAACTTAAATCAGCCTATGTGCGTTTTATCGAAAGCAAAAAGAACATCGATTCGTATTTGAAGAATGTAGAACTGGCGCAGATAAACTATAAAATTGTTAAAAGCAAATACGACAATGAATTTGCCCCCATTATAGACATGATTGATGCTGAATTGCAACTGAACGAAGCAAATCTTTCTCTCAATAATGCTATAATCGATGCCATTAATCAGTATTACAACCTGCTCTATTCAATGGGCAGACTTAATTAA
- a CDS encoding AI-2E family transporter, whose protein sequence is MNSNTLNDKKVFDISLKLILILIISFLCVRIILPFLVPVLWGVILAITLYPLYKKFSIAMKGNKVIPSLIITLVLLAILILPSYWLIASLAEEGKNLFQAIRDNTLVVAPPEQKVADWFLIGEPIYKAWQLIADNLEAGLYTYREPLLKLIEKLGSSFLNFTSSILMFVLSLIISGIFLAHTEKSEKSAKVFANHLLGSAGDDILQLVVQTIRNVAKGILGVAVIQFILMGSCLIMADVPLAGLWAFLVLILAIVQLPPTIVGIPVIIYLYSVKEPFPATLWTILILLISLSDNFLKPWLMGKGAPVPMLVIFLGAIGGFMMMGFIGLFTGAMILSIGYKLAGMWLSSEKKEA, encoded by the coding sequence ATGAACTCAAATACACTGAACGACAAAAAAGTGTTTGATATTAGTCTTAAGTTAATTCTCATTCTAATCATCTCATTTTTATGTGTCAGAATCATCCTTCCCTTTCTTGTTCCCGTATTGTGGGGAGTTATTCTGGCAATCACCTTGTATCCTTTGTATAAAAAGTTCTCAATTGCCATGAAGGGTAATAAAGTCATCCCCAGTCTCATCATCACCCTGGTTTTATTGGCAATTTTAATCCTTCCCTCTTATTGGTTAATCGCATCATTGGCCGAAGAAGGTAAAAACCTGTTCCAGGCTATACGCGACAATACACTTGTAGTAGCACCACCCGAGCAAAAAGTAGCCGATTGGTTTTTAATCGGCGAACCCATTTATAAAGCATGGCAATTGATAGCAGATAACCTCGAGGCCGGCCTCTACACATACCGCGAACCCCTCTTAAAGTTGATTGAAAAATTAGGAAGTTCATTCTTAAATTTCACCTCGTCTATTCTTATGTTTGTTTTATCGCTGATTATTTCCGGAATATTTTTAGCTCATACTGAAAAATCAGAAAAATCGGCTAAAGTATTTGCCAACCACCTGCTTGGTAGTGCAGGAGACGATATATTACAATTGGTTGTGCAAACGATTCGGAATGTGGCAAAAGGTATTTTGGGAGTGGCCGTGATACAATTTATTCTCATGGGAAGCTGCCTGATTATGGCCGATGTACCCCTGGCGGGTTTGTGGGCATTTTTGGTTTTAATACTGGCCATTGTGCAGTTACCACCCACCATCGTTGGAATACCCGTGATAATTTATCTCTATTCGGTAAAGGAACCTTTCCCGGCAACATTGTGGACTATTCTGATTTTGCTGATTTCGCTAAGCGACAATTTTCTGAAGCCATGGTTGATGGGAAAAGGGGCTCCGGTGCCCATGCTGGTTATTTTTCTGGGAGCCATTGGTGGTTTCATGATGATGGGATTTATAGGCTTATTTACCGGAGCAATGATTCTTTCCATAGGCTATAAATTAGCTGGAATGTGGTTGAGCTCAGAAAAAAAAGAGGCTTAG